In the genome of Bradyrhizobium arachidis, one region contains:
- a CDS encoding alpha/beta hydrolase, with protein sequence MTTLPDIPLPAGIRSRHVDGINGLRMHVLEAGFETKERPCILLLHGFPELAFSWRKVMPALAAEGYHVLAPDQRGYGRTTGWTADYDGDLTPFSLFNLVRDVLALVAAFGYRQVDLAGHDFGSPVAAWCALIRPDVFRSVTLMSAPFGGAPTLPFDTVDGPAKPAVEDPVHRGLAALPRPRKHYQWYYSTRPANDDMQHAPQGVHDFLRAYYHHKSADWTDNKPYPLQSWSANELAKLPTYYVMDLNETMAETVAKEMPSPAAIAANRWLPDSDLAYYSAEYGRTGFQGGLQWYRYGTSGMLNKEMQLFSGRSIDVPSCFISGKQDWGTYQRPGVFEAMQGRGCTRLLGCHLVDGAGHWVQQEQPAEVSRLLLDFLAKARTA encoded by the coding sequence ATGACAACACTCCCCGACATCCCTCTCCCCGCCGGAATCCGCTCGCGTCATGTCGACGGCATCAACGGCTTGCGGATGCATGTGCTGGAAGCCGGCTTCGAGACCAAGGAGCGGCCCTGCATCCTCTTGCTGCACGGCTTCCCCGAGCTTGCCTTCTCCTGGCGCAAGGTGATGCCGGCGCTGGCTGCCGAGGGTTATCACGTGCTCGCGCCGGACCAGCGCGGCTATGGCCGCACGACAGGGTGGACCGCGGATTATGACGGCGACCTCACCCCGTTCTCGCTCTTCAACCTCGTGCGCGATGTGCTCGCCCTGGTGGCGGCGTTCGGCTACAGGCAGGTCGATCTTGCCGGGCATGATTTCGGCAGCCCGGTCGCAGCGTGGTGCGCGCTGATCCGGCCCGACGTGTTTCGATCGGTGACGCTGATGAGTGCGCCGTTCGGCGGCGCGCCGACATTGCCGTTCGATACGGTCGATGGTCCGGCAAAGCCCGCCGTGGAGGATCCCGTGCATCGCGGGCTCGCCGCGTTGCCACGGCCGCGCAAGCACTATCAATGGTACTATTCGACACGGCCCGCGAACGACGACATGCAGCACGCGCCGCAAGGTGTGCACGATTTCCTGCGCGCCTATTATCATCACAAGAGCGCGGACTGGACCGACAACAAGCCCTACCCGCTGCAATCGTGGTCGGCGAATGAACTGGCGAAACTGCCGACCTACTATGTGATGGATCTGAACGAGACCATGGCCGAGACGGTCGCGAAAGAGATGCCCTCGCCGGCCGCGATCGCCGCCAACCGATGGCTGCCGGACAGCGACCTTGCTTATTACAGCGCCGAATATGGCCGCACCGGATTCCAGGGCGGGCTGCAATGGTACCGCTATGGCACGTCGGGCATGCTCAACAAGGAGATGCAGCTGTTCTCAGGACGCAGCATCGACGTGCCGTCGTGCTTCATCTCCGGCAAGCAGGATTGGGGCACCTATCAGCGCCCCGGCGTGTTCGAGGCGATGCAGGGCCGGGGCTGCACCAGGCTGCTCGGCTGCCATCTCGTCGACGGCGCCGGCCATTGGGTGCAGCAGGAGCAGCCGGCCGAGGTCAGCCGGTTGCTGCTCGACTTCCTCGCAAAGGCCCGCACGGCCTGA
- a CDS encoding CvpA family protein has translation MNSFDLAVYAALAMAVGLGFRTGLLRSAMTILAYLLAAPMAVALMPMIAPQIAGNPNAPLLQNWIWFFAIFVVVGMLLGHIGRVALNDTLGEAGIGDRLGGAALGAVRVGLVATTLVLVFDQIVPANRQPPFLAGSHLRPLFSAAGQMGFKSLPPEAADAIDRLKQERRI, from the coding sequence ATGAACAGTTTCGATCTCGCGGTCTATGCGGCGCTTGCCATGGCCGTCGGCCTCGGCTTTCGGACCGGCCTGCTGCGCAGCGCCATGACCATCCTGGCCTATCTCCTCGCCGCGCCCATGGCGGTGGCGCTGATGCCGATGATCGCGCCGCAGATCGCCGGCAATCCCAACGCGCCGCTGCTCCAGAACTGGATCTGGTTCTTCGCCATCTTCGTGGTGGTCGGCATGCTGCTCGGCCATATCGGCCGCGTCGCGCTGAACGACACCCTTGGCGAGGCCGGCATCGGCGACCGCCTCGGCGGCGCCGCGCTCGGCGCCGTCAGGGTCGGCCTCGTCGCCACCACGCTGGTTCTCGTGTTCGACCAGATCGTGCCGGCCAACCGCCAGCCGCCCTTCCTCGCCGGCTCGCATCTGCGGCCGCTGTTCTCGGCGGCCGGGCAGATGGGATTCAAATCGCTGCCGCCCGAGGCCGCCGACGCGATCGACCGCCTCAAGCAGGAGCGTCGCATCTAG
- a CDS encoding SDR family oxidoreductase: MDLGIKGRRAIVCASSKGLGRACAISLADAGVHVTLTARGAEALKKTADEIRKAYPDVTVTEIVGDITTPAGREAVLKACPEPDILINNAGGPPPGDFRNWTRDDWIKAIDANMLTPIELIKATVDGMMARKFGRIVNITSAAVKAPIDILGLSNGARAGLTGFIAGLSRKTVINNVTINGLLPGPFETDRLTGTAKAEADKRGVSAEQILAERAKLNPAGRFGQPDEFGYACAFLCGAKAGFITGQNILLDGGAFPGTL; encoded by the coding sequence GTGGATCTTGGGATCAAAGGTCGCCGCGCCATCGTCTGCGCATCCAGCAAGGGCCTCGGCCGCGCTTGCGCCATCTCGCTGGCGGACGCCGGCGTTCACGTCACGCTGACCGCGCGCGGCGCCGAAGCGCTGAAGAAGACGGCCGACGAGATCCGCAAGGCCTATCCCGATGTGACCGTCACCGAGATCGTCGGCGACATCACGACGCCGGCGGGCCGCGAGGCCGTGCTGAAGGCCTGCCCCGAGCCCGATATCCTGATCAACAATGCCGGCGGCCCGCCGCCCGGCGATTTCCGCAACTGGACCCGCGACGACTGGATCAAGGCGATCGACGCCAACATGCTGACCCCGATCGAGCTGATCAAGGCGACCGTCGACGGCATGATGGCGCGCAAGTTCGGCCGCATCGTCAACATCACCTCGGCCGCGGTGAAGGCGCCGATCGACATTCTCGGCCTCTCCAACGGCGCGCGCGCCGGTCTCACCGGCTTCATCGCCGGCCTGTCGCGCAAGACCGTGATCAACAACGTCACCATCAACGGCCTGTTGCCGGGCCCGTTCGAGACCGATCGCCTGACCGGCACCGCCAAGGCCGAAGCCGACAAGCGCGGCGTCTCCGCCGAGCAGATCCTGGCCGAGCGCGCCAAGCTCAATCCCGCGGGGCGCTTCGGCCAGCCCGACGAGTTCGGCTATGCCTGCGCCTTCCTGTGCGGCGCCAAGGCCGGCTTCATCACCGGGCAGAACATTTTGCTCGATGGCGGTGCGTTCCCGGGCACGCTGTGA
- a CDS encoding GMC family oxidoreductase, whose amino-acid sequence MTDIFDFVVVGAGSGGCAVAGRLSEDAATSVALLDAGGRNDTWRITTPFGLALPYPAANWAFDTVPQKGLNGRIGYQPRGKGLGGSSAINAMVYIRGHKWDYDHWAELGNAGWSYADVLPYFKRAENNRDFDGEYHGKGGPLHVNRLRSDNPIHEVFHQAAREAQFRIRDDFNEADHEGLGSYQVTQHNGERWSAARAYLQPHMDKRANLRVETGAQATRILFEGKRAVGIEYVQGKQKKQLRARREVILAAGAFQSPQLLMLSGVGDGEALRAHGIGVTHHLPGVGRNLQDHPDFVFVYASDYPHFVHSSLGRLPSLLRAIQRYRRERRGLMTTNFAECGGFLKTQAHLDVPDIQLHFVVAMLDDHGRKKHKEAGFSCHVCLLRPKSRGSVWLRSADPLAAPMIDPNFLGEDWDLEAMVAGFKTTRRLMETPALRALQKKDIFTSDVRTDDDIRAILRNRVDTVYHPVGTCKMGTDAMAVVDPKLKVHGVQGLRVVDASIMPTLIGGNTNAPTIMIGEKAADMIRGDVR is encoded by the coding sequence GTGACTGACATATTCGATTTCGTCGTCGTGGGCGCGGGCTCCGGCGGCTGCGCCGTGGCGGGGCGGCTGTCGGAGGATGCGGCGACATCCGTGGCGTTGCTCGATGCCGGCGGGCGCAACGACACTTGGCGGATCACCACGCCGTTCGGGCTCGCCTTGCCCTACCCCGCGGCCAACTGGGCCTTCGATACCGTGCCGCAGAAGGGATTGAACGGCCGCATCGGCTATCAGCCGCGCGGCAAGGGTCTCGGCGGATCCTCGGCGATCAATGCCATGGTCTACATCCGCGGCCACAAATGGGACTACGACCACTGGGCCGAGCTCGGCAACGCAGGCTGGTCGTACGCGGACGTGCTGCCCTACTTCAAGCGCGCGGAGAACAACCGCGATTTCGACGGCGAGTATCACGGCAAGGGTGGCCCGCTGCATGTCAACAGGCTCCGCTCGGACAATCCGATCCATGAGGTCTTCCATCAGGCCGCGCGCGAGGCGCAGTTCCGCATCCGCGACGACTTCAATGAAGCGGATCATGAAGGGCTCGGCAGCTATCAGGTGACGCAGCACAATGGCGAGCGCTGGAGCGCGGCGCGCGCCTATCTGCAGCCCCACATGGACAAGCGCGCGAATCTGCGCGTCGAGACGGGGGCGCAGGCCACGCGCATTTTGTTCGAGGGCAAGCGCGCGGTCGGAATCGAATATGTGCAGGGCAAGCAAAAGAAGCAGCTGCGCGCCCGGCGCGAGGTGATCCTCGCCGCCGGCGCCTTCCAGTCGCCGCAGCTGCTGATGCTGTCGGGCGTCGGCGATGGCGAGGCGCTTCGCGCGCACGGCATCGGCGTCACCCATCACCTGCCGGGGGTCGGGCGCAATCTGCAGGACCATCCGGATTTCGTCTTCGTCTACGCCTCCGATTATCCGCACTTCGTTCACTCCTCGCTTGGCCGGCTGCCATCCTTGCTCCGCGCCATCCAGCGGTACCGTAGGGAGCGGCGCGGCCTGATGACCACCAATTTCGCCGAGTGCGGCGGCTTCTTGAAGACGCAGGCCCATCTCGACGTGCCGGACATCCAGCTGCACTTCGTCGTCGCGATGCTCGACGATCACGGCCGCAAGAAGCACAAGGAGGCAGGCTTCTCATGCCATGTCTGCCTGCTCAGACCGAAGAGCCGCGGCAGCGTCTGGCTGAGAAGCGCCGATCCGCTCGCAGCTCCAATGATCGATCCGAACTTTCTCGGCGAGGACTGGGATCTCGAGGCGATGGTCGCCGGCTTCAAGACCACGCGACGGCTGATGGAGACACCGGCGCTGCGCGCGTTGCAGAAGAAGGACATATTCACATCCGACGTGCGAACCGACGACGACATCCGCGCGATCCTGCGCAATCGCGTCGACACCGTCTATCACCCGGTGGGCACCTGCAAGATGGGCACGGATGCGATGGCCGTGGTCGATCCGAAGCTGAAGGTGCACGGTGTGCAAGGTTTGCGCGTCGTCGATGCCTCGATCATGCCGACGCTGATCGGCGGCAACACCAATGCGCCGACCATCATGATCGGGGAGAAGGCGGCGGATATGATCCGGGGAGACGTGCGGTAG
- a CDS encoding MBL fold metallo-hydrolase: MSLKYSVGDLTIHRVIEQESPFFPALEFIPGLTAEVLAENRAWMRHAKALDDADTLILCFQSYVVKTPHHTILIDSCIGNDKSRPQRPKWHMKTDDTYMRALGAAGVSVEDIDFVMCTHLHVDHVGWNTRMENGRWVPTFPKARYVFAKQEFDYWTEQNAKAEVPPFADSVLPVVEAGRHELVGNDHQIGDHVRIVPTPGHTPGHVAFAMGRGKDDAVFTGDLIHSPLQTLYPELSMKFDVDQAIAAKTRRNVLERYCDTDTLCCTAHFPSPSVGRIKRKGNAFVCESV, translated from the coding sequence ATGAGCCTCAAATATTCGGTCGGCGATCTCACGATCCATCGCGTCATCGAGCAGGAATCCCCGTTCTTTCCAGCGCTGGAGTTCATCCCCGGGCTGACGGCGGAGGTCCTGGCCGAGAACCGCGCGTGGATGCGGCATGCCAAGGCGCTGGACGATGCGGACACGTTGATCCTGTGCTTCCAGTCCTACGTGGTGAAGACACCGCACCACACCATCCTGATCGACAGCTGCATCGGCAACGACAAGTCGCGGCCGCAGCGGCCGAAATGGCACATGAAGACCGACGACACCTATATGCGCGCGCTCGGCGCCGCGGGCGTCTCGGTGGAAGACATCGACTTCGTGATGTGCACGCATCTGCATGTCGATCATGTCGGCTGGAACACGCGGATGGAGAATGGCCGCTGGGTGCCGACCTTCCCCAAGGCGCGCTACGTCTTCGCCAAACAGGAGTTCGATTACTGGACCGAGCAGAACGCGAAGGCCGAGGTGCCGCCCTTCGCCGACAGCGTGCTGCCGGTGGTCGAGGCGGGACGCCACGAGCTCGTCGGCAACGACCATCAGATCGGCGATCACGTCCGCATCGTGCCGACGCCCGGCCACACGCCGGGCCATGTCGCATTCGCGATGGGGCGCGGCAAGGACGATGCGGTGTTCACCGGTGACCTCATCCATTCGCCGCTGCAGACGCTCTATCCGGAGCTGTCGATGAAGTTCGACGTCGATCAGGCCATCGCGGCGAAGACGCGCCGCAACGTCCTTGAGCGCTATTGCGACACCGACACACTGTGCTGCACCGCGCATTTCCCCTCGCCGTCGGTGGGGAGGATCAAGCGCAAGGGTAATGCGTTCGTGTGTGAGTCGGTGTGA
- a CDS encoding fumarylacetoacetate hydrolase family protein: MKLVRYGEKGAEKPGLIDKSGQLRDLSAHLKDLTGDTYSPESLKKLAGLDPASLPAVSGKPRFGSPVTGISKFVAIGLNYSDHAKETGAAIPTEPIIFMKANTSLSGPNDAVEKPRGSTKLDWEVEIAAIIGTRAKYVSEADALNYVAGYCVCNDVSERNFQTERLGQWTKGKSHDTFGPLGPWLATKDEIKDVQNLSMWLDVNGQRRQTGSTATMIFSMAKCVSYVSQFMTLLPGDIITTGTPPGVGLGMKPPTFLNVGDVVSLGIEGLGEQRQEIIAA, translated from the coding sequence ATGAAGCTTGTTCGTTATGGCGAAAAGGGTGCGGAAAAGCCCGGCCTGATCGACAAATCCGGCCAGCTGCGCGACCTGTCCGCGCATCTGAAGGACCTCACGGGCGATACCTATTCGCCGGAGAGCCTGAAGAAGCTGGCAGGCCTCGATCCCGCCTCGCTGCCCGCCGTCTCCGGCAAGCCGCGCTTCGGCTCGCCGGTGACCGGCATCTCGAAATTCGTCGCCATCGGGCTCAACTACAGCGACCACGCCAAGGAGACCGGCGCGGCGATCCCGACCGAGCCGATCATCTTCATGAAGGCCAACACCTCGCTGTCCGGCCCGAACGATGCGGTCGAGAAGCCGCGCGGCTCGACCAAGCTCGACTGGGAGGTCGAGATCGCCGCCATCATCGGCACCCGCGCCAAATACGTCTCGGAAGCCGATGCGCTGAACTACGTCGCCGGCTATTGCGTCTGCAACGACGTCTCCGAGCGCAACTTCCAGACCGAGCGCCTGGGACAGTGGACCAAGGGCAAGTCGCACGACACGTTCGGCCCGCTCGGGCCGTGGCTCGCCACCAAGGACGAGATCAAGGACGTGCAGAACCTGTCGATGTGGCTCGACGTCAACGGCCAGCGCCGCCAGACCGGCTCGACCGCGACCATGATCTTCTCGATGGCCAAGTGCGTCTCCTATGTCTCGCAGTTCATGACGCTGCTGCCCGGCGACATCATCACCACGGGCACCCCGCCCGGCGTCGGCCTCGGCATGAAGCCGCCGACCTTCCTCAATGTCGGCGACGTCGTGTCGCTCGGCATCGAAGGCCTCGGCGAGCAGCGCCAGGAGATCATCGCGGCGTAA
- the mbfA gene encoding iron exporter MbfA, whose product MKTFADLTEREVLAVAISSEEEDSRIYMTFAEDLRERYPDTAKIFEEMAEEERGHRHRLLKLYEERFGPHLPPIRREDVKGFLRRRPIWLTKNLPLDTIRKEVETMELEAERFYARAAEQAEDVGVRRLLGDLAEEEKHHENRAVALTDEILKPDVRAEEDRTRRRMFVLQYVQPGLAGLMDGSVSTLAPLFAAAFATHQNWQTFLVGLAASIGAGISMGFAEALSDDGSLTGRGSPWLRGITCGAMTTLGGLGHTAPYLVPDSWPNAFWIATAIACVVVFFELWAIAFIRSRYMDTPFLQAVFQIVLGGAIVLAVGILIGAA is encoded by the coding sequence GTGAAGACTTTTGCCGACCTGACCGAGCGCGAGGTGCTTGCGGTCGCGATCTCCTCCGAGGAGGAGGACAGCCGCATCTACATGACGTTCGCCGAGGATTTGCGCGAGCGTTATCCGGACACGGCAAAAATCTTCGAGGAGATGGCCGAGGAAGAGCGTGGCCACCGGCACCGGCTGCTCAAGCTTTACGAGGAGCGGTTCGGCCCGCATCTGCCGCCGATCCGCCGCGAGGACGTCAAAGGCTTTCTGCGCCGGCGCCCGATCTGGCTGACCAAGAACCTGCCGCTCGACACGATCCGGAAGGAGGTCGAGACCATGGAGCTCGAGGCCGAGCGCTTCTACGCGCGCGCCGCCGAGCAGGCCGAGGATGTCGGCGTGCGCCGCCTGCTCGGCGATCTCGCCGAGGAAGAGAAGCACCACGAGAACCGCGCCGTCGCACTCACCGACGAGATCCTGAAGCCCGACGTGCGCGCCGAAGAAGATCGCACGCGGCGGCGGATGTTCGTGCTGCAATATGTGCAGCCGGGCCTCGCCGGCCTGATGGACGGATCGGTCTCGACCCTGGCGCCGCTGTTTGCGGCGGCCTTCGCCACGCACCAGAACTGGCAGACGTTTCTGGTCGGCCTTGCCGCCTCGATCGGCGCCGGCATCAGCATGGGCTTTGCCGAAGCGCTGTCCGATGACGGCTCGCTGACCGGGCGCGGCTCGCCCTGGCTGCGCGGCATCACCTGCGGCGCGATGACCACGCTCGGCGGGCTCGGCCACACCGCGCCCTATCTCGTGCCCGACAGCTGGCCCAACGCGTTCTGGATCGCAACCGCGATCGCCTGCGTCGTCGTGTTCTTCGAGCTATGGGCGATCGCGTTCATCCGCTCGCGCTACATGGACACACCATTCCTCCAGGCCGTATTCCAGATCGTGCTCGGCGGCGCCATCGTGCTCGCGGTGGGGATATTGATCGGGGCGGCGTAA
- a CDS encoding SDR family oxidoreductase, which yields MSDLFDVSKETILVTGASQGLGRQFARVLAAHGAAVALAARQTDKLRSLEEEIRGKGGRAAAIALDVTDTASIAKAVDDAESALGPVTVLINNAGIAIEKLATEQTEADWDAVIGANLKGAYFLATEIARRMIARKQEGNIVNIASVLGTGVLKAVSPYAISKAGIIQATKAMALELAGQNIRINALAPGYIDTEMNHAFWSTPAGERLAKRIPQRRVGAESDLDGAILLLASKASRYMTGSVVTVDGGFLLN from the coding sequence ATGTCAGACCTATTCGACGTCAGTAAAGAAACCATCCTCGTAACAGGCGCGAGCCAGGGGCTGGGGCGGCAGTTTGCCCGGGTGCTGGCGGCACATGGCGCGGCGGTCGCGCTCGCGGCGCGACAGACCGACAAGCTGAGGAGTCTCGAGGAGGAGATCCGCGGCAAGGGCGGCCGCGCAGCTGCGATCGCGCTCGACGTCACCGACACCGCATCGATCGCGAAAGCCGTGGATGACGCGGAATCAGCGCTCGGCCCGGTCACGGTGCTGATCAACAATGCCGGCATCGCCATCGAGAAGCTCGCGACCGAGCAGACCGAGGCCGACTGGGACGCGGTGATCGGCGCCAATCTGAAGGGCGCTTATTTCCTCGCGACCGAAATCGCCCGCCGCATGATTGCGCGCAAGCAGGAAGGCAACATCGTCAACATCGCTTCCGTGCTCGGCACCGGCGTGCTCAAGGCGGTCTCGCCCTATGCCATCTCCAAGGCCGGCATCATCCAGGCGACCAAAGCGATGGCGCTGGAGCTCGCGGGGCAAAACATCCGCATCAACGCGCTCGCGCCCGGCTATATCGATACCGAGATGAACCACGCCTTCTGGTCGACGCCCGCCGGCGAGCGCCTCGCCAAACGCATCCCCCAGCGCCGCGTCGGCGCCGAGTCCGATCTCGACGGCGCGATTTTGCTGCTGGCCTCGAAGGCGTCGCGGTACATGACGGGGAGTGTGGTAACGGTGGACGGCGGGTTCTTGCTGAATTGA
- a CDS encoding MBL fold metallo-hydrolase: MHWRVGSVRITEVVELETVGSTRFILPLASNDEIRKLPWLIPHFATEEGRLKMSIHSLVVETPTRRIVVDTGLGNDKQGRGVPTWNNRSTPFLQTMTAAGFAPETIDTVLCTHLHVDHVGWNTKLVGGKWVPTFPNARYVFGRTEYEHWRDHSTEPDKAAVFGDSVQPIVDAGKADLIPSDHRLSEEISVIPTPGHSPGHMSILIQSGGEQGLLTGDVAHHPCQMAHLDWSSTADSDQAQSAATRRELFGRFADTPTLVIGGHFSAGHIKREGDAFRFEALQS; encoded by the coding sequence ATGCACTGGAGGGTCGGCAGCGTCAGAATCACTGAGGTCGTGGAGTTGGAGACGGTCGGCTCGACCCGCTTCATCCTGCCGCTGGCGAGCAATGATGAAATCCGGAAGCTGCCCTGGCTGATCCCGCATTTCGCCACCGAAGAGGGCCGGCTGAAGATGTCGATCCATTCGCTGGTGGTCGAGACGCCGACGCGCCGCATCGTGGTCGACACCGGTCTTGGCAACGACAAGCAGGGCCGCGGCGTCCCGACCTGGAATAACCGCAGCACGCCGTTCCTTCAGACGATGACGGCAGCGGGCTTTGCGCCTGAGACCATCGACACCGTGCTGTGCACGCATCTTCACGTCGATCATGTCGGCTGGAATACGAAGCTGGTCGGCGGCAAATGGGTGCCGACCTTCCCGAACGCGCGTTACGTCTTCGGCCGCACCGAATACGAGCACTGGCGCGATCATTCCACCGAGCCGGACAAGGCGGCGGTATTTGGCGATTCCGTGCAGCCGATCGTCGATGCCGGCAAAGCCGATCTCATTCCGAGCGATCATCGCCTGTCGGAGGAGATCAGCGTGATCCCGACTCCGGGCCACAGCCCCGGGCATATGAGCATTTTGATCCAGTCGGGCGGCGAACAGGGACTGCTGACCGGCGACGTCGCCCACCATCCCTGCCAGATGGCGCATCTCGATTGGTCCTCGACGGCGGATTCCGACCAGGCGCAATCGGCCGCAACGCGGCGCGAATTGTTCGGGCGGTTTGCCGATACGCCGACGCTGGTGATCGGCGGGCATTTTTCCGCGGGGCATATCAAGCGCGAGGGAGATGCGTTCAGGTTCGAGGCGCTGCAATCGTAG
- a CDS encoding glutathione S-transferase family protein — protein sequence MKLSFSAASPFARKVRIAAIELGLIDKIELMPATVAPGTANEDYSRITPLKKLPVLITNDGDVILDSYVIVEYLNEMAGGSLIPDYGPRRWKAKTNHSLINGMLDSMLLCRYEKMVRPQGLQWQAWSDDHWNRAWTGMARFENMPEVLNGPFDISQIGLVCVLGYADFRFADCGWRKAYPKLDAFHQKMLERPSVKISVPPPA from the coding sequence ATGAAACTCTCCTTCTCCGCCGCCTCGCCCTTCGCCCGCAAGGTGCGCATCGCCGCGATCGAGCTTGGGCTGATCGACAAGATCGAGCTGATGCCCGCAACCGTCGCGCCGGGCACCGCGAATGAGGACTATTCGCGCATCACGCCGCTGAAGAAGCTGCCGGTGCTGATCACCAATGACGGCGACGTCATCCTGGATTCCTACGTGATCGTCGAATATCTCAACGAGATGGCCGGCGGCAGCCTGATCCCGGATTACGGCCCGCGGCGCTGGAAGGCCAAGACCAATCATTCGCTGATCAACGGCATGCTCGATTCCATGCTGCTGTGCCGCTACGAGAAGATGGTGCGGCCGCAGGGCCTGCAATGGCAGGCGTGGTCCGACGACCACTGGAATCGGGCCTGGACCGGCATGGCGCGCTTCGAGAACATGCCCGAGGTTTTGAACGGCCCGTTCGACATTTCGCAGATCGGCCTCGTTTGCGTGCTCGGCTATGCCGATTTCCGCTTCGCCGATTGCGGCTGGCGCAAGGCCTATCCGAAGCTCGACGCCTTCCATCAGAAGATGCTGGAGCGGCCCTCCGTGAAGATCTCGGTGCCGCCTCCGGCGTAG
- a CDS encoding DUF3775 domain-containing protein, whose amino-acid sequence MPELAISAEKVAFIIEKAREFDVKEGDTDPDSGSNPSDDDSVDVLGDDGSDPVGSELGSFIAALNEDEQVDLVALTWLGRGEGTIDEWDDLRARAVEARGEYRRPRHETVQYLLGDPMLGDLLADGLDEFGIDWTDERLTADSSDPSERDEDEPTKQR is encoded by the coding sequence ATGCCAGAGCTTGCGATTTCCGCCGAGAAGGTCGCCTTCATCATCGAGAAGGCGCGCGAATTCGACGTCAAGGAAGGGGATACCGATCCGGATTCGGGCTCGAATCCGAGCGATGACGATTCGGTTGATGTCCTCGGGGATGACGGCTCCGATCCCGTCGGCAGCGAGCTCGGGAGTTTCATCGCTGCCCTGAACGAGGACGAGCAGGTCGATCTCGTCGCACTGACGTGGCTCGGTCGCGGCGAGGGCACGATCGACGAGTGGGACGATTTGCGCGCCCGCGCCGTGGAGGCGCGGGGCGAATATCGCAGGCCCCGGCACGAGACCGTGCAATATCTGCTCGGCGATCCCATGCTGGGCGATCTGCTCGCGGACGGGCTCGACGAGTTCGGCATCGACTGGACCGACGAGCGTCTCACCGCCGATTCCTCCGATCCCAGCGAGCGCGACGAAGACGAGCCGACGAAGCAGCGGTGA